In one Deltaproteobacteria bacterium genomic region, the following are encoded:
- the rpsC gene encoding 30S ribosomal protein S3 → MGQKTHPTGFRLGITKPWISRWYARADYPKYVEEDFYLRRLVKEKLAHAGVSKVEIERTAGVIKVNIFTARPGLVIGKKGTGIDSLKGDLSKFASKEVTVNIHEVRKPELDAQLVCENIALQLERRIAFRRAMKKAVQSARKFGALGIKIRCGGRLAGSEIARSEWYREGRVPLHTLRADIDYGQAESLTTYGKIGVKCWIYRGEILTSSALSELPSKKGTVD, encoded by the coding sequence ATGGGTCAAAAGACACACCCGACAGGTTTTAGACTGGGAATCACCAAGCCGTGGATTTCTCGCTGGTATGCCCGTGCGGATTACCCCAAGTATGTGGAGGAAGATTTTTACTTGAGACGTCTTGTCAAGGAAAAGCTGGCTCATGCCGGTGTTTCCAAAGTGGAGATTGAGAGAACGGCTGGTGTCATCAAGGTGAACATCTTTACAGCCCGTCCCGGTCTCGTGATCGGAAAGAAAGGGACAGGGATTGATTCATTGAAGGGTGATCTTTCCAAGTTTGCTTCCAAAGAGGTGACGGTGAATATTCATGAGGTGAGGAAGCCGGAACTGGATGCCCAGCTGGTTTGTGAAAATATTGCCCTTCAGCTGGAACGACGTATCGCCTTTCGTCGGGCGATGAAAAAGGCGGTCCAGTCCGCCCGGAAGTTTGGAGCCTTGGGGATCAAGATCCGTTGTGGCGGGCGTTTGGCAGGATCCGAAATTGCCCGTTCGGAGTGGTATCGTGAAGGGCGGGTTCCTTTGCACACCCTTCGGGCCGATATCGATTACGGTCAGGCCGAATCGCTGACGACTTATGGCAAGATTGGGGTGAAATGCTGGATTTACAGGGGAGAGATTTTGACCTCCTCGGCTTTGAGTGAACTTCCTTCGAAAAAAGGGACGGTGGACTAA
- the rplP gene encoding 50S ribosomal protein L16: MLQPAKTKYRKVQKGRIRGKAYRGCNLTTGEFGLQALESGLVTSRQIEASRIAMARFIKRGGKILIRIFPDRPVTKKPAETRMGKGKGPVEYYAAVVKTGRILFEMEGVTSEIGREALMLAAHKLPVRTQIVSRERDLHRGVYRDA, translated from the coding sequence ATGTTACAGCCGGCAAAGACAAAGTACCGCAAGGTTCAGAAAGGGCGCATTCGCGGCAAGGCCTATCGCGGTTGTAACTTGACAACGGGGGAGTTTGGATTGCAGGCCCTGGAATCAGGGTTGGTGACCTCCCGGCAGATTGAGGCCTCCCGTATCGCCATGGCCCGTTTTATCAAGAGGGGGGGAAAGATCTTGATCCGTATTTTTCCTGACCGTCCGGTGACGAAAAAACCGGCGGAAACCCGGATGGGGAAGGGAAAAGGTCCGGTTGAATACTATGCCGCTGTGGTGAAAACAGGACGGATTCTTTTTGAGATGGAAGGGGTAACCTCCGAGATTGGTCGTGAGGCGCTGATGCTGGCGGCCCATAAGTTGCCGGTTCGTACGCAGATTGTTTCACGGGAAAGGGATTTGCACAGAGGAGTTTACCGTGACGCCTAA
- the rpsS gene encoding 30S ribosomal protein S19 → MRSIKKGPCVDESLTKKVTEAINSKSKKVIKTWSRKSTVTPDFVGMTFAVHNGRKFIPVYVTENMVGHRLGEFAPTRTFKGHSGIRKEAAAPGGAPVAGAVGATAAAPAGAAPAAAAK, encoded by the coding sequence ATGAGATCGATAAAAAAGGGGCCGTGTGTTGATGAGTCGCTGACAAAAAAGGTGACTGAGGCGATCAACTCCAAGAGCAAGAAGGTGATCAAGACCTGGTCACGAAAATCCACGGTGACCCCCGATTTTGTCGGCATGACCTTCGCCGTTCATAATGGACGGAAGTTCATCCCTGTCTATGTGACGGAGAATATGGTGGGTCATCGGCTGGGAGAGTTCGCCCCGACGAGAACATTCAAAGGGCACTCCGGAATTCGTAAAGAAGCAGCGGCCCCGGGAGGTGCCCCGGTAGCGGGAGCGGTCGGGGCAACGGCAGCAGCACCGGCAGGAGCGGCGCCCGCGGCGGCCGCAAAATAA
- the rplB gene encoding 50S ribosomal protein L2: protein MGIKTFRPLTPSLRYTTRLDFSELSKKKDPEKSLLRSLRKSGGRNNSGRVTMRFIGGGHKRRYRIIDFRRDKRGVPGRIDSIQYDPNRSCFIALVFYKDGEKRYILAPLGLKVGDEVVASAEAEIRIGNSLPLQNIPVGTEIHNLELSEGRGGQVVRSAGSFAQLLAKEGEWAQVKLPSGEVRAVSIKCQATIGQLGNLDHENISFGKAGRSRWLGILPHNRGVAMNPVDHPHGGGEGKSKGGNHPTSPWGLPTKGYKTRQNKRTERFIVKDRRAKL, encoded by the coding sequence AAAGATCCGGAGAAGAGTCTGCTTCGTTCACTTCGGAAGTCAGGTGGGCGCAACAACAGCGGCCGTGTCACGATGCGATTTATCGGCGGTGGGCACAAGCGCCGGTATCGCATCATCGACTTCAGGCGGGACAAACGGGGTGTCCCTGGACGTATTGATTCCATCCAGTATGACCCGAACCGGTCTTGTTTTATTGCCCTGGTTTTTTACAAGGATGGGGAAAAGAGATACATCCTGGCCCCTCTTGGCTTAAAGGTTGGGGATGAAGTGGTGGCCTCAGCGGAGGCGGAGATTCGTATCGGTAATTCACTCCCTCTGCAGAATATCCCGGTCGGCACAGAGATCCATAATCTGGAACTCTCCGAGGGACGAGGGGGGCAGGTTGTCCGTTCCGCCGGTTCTTTTGCACAGCTTCTGGCCAAGGAGGGGGAATGGGCACAGGTCAAACTCCCTTCAGGTGAGGTCAGGGCGGTCTCCATCAAATGTCAGGCAACGATTGGCCAGTTGGGAAATCTGGATCATGAAAATATCTCGTTTGGAAAAGCGGGAAGGAGTCGTTGGTTGGGGATCCTGCCGCATAACCGTGGCGTGGCAATGAACCCTGTCGATCATCCCCACGGTGGGGGTGAAGGGAAGTCCAAGGGGGGGAATCATCCAACCTCTCCCTGGGGGTTACCAACTAAGGGGTACAAGACGCGTCAAAACAAGAGGACTGAACGTTTCATTGTGAAGGATCGAAGGGCGAAACTATGA
- the rplV gene encoding 50S ribosomal protein L22: MAEVKAKLNYLRVAPRKVRLVADMVRGRRVQEALDLLHFAQKSSAVDVYKLLRSAVSNATVKGGIDVDNLYVKKITVDQGPTLRRFMARARGRADRVNKKSSHIKVVLSER; the protein is encoded by the coding sequence ATGGCAGAGGTGAAGGCAAAATTAAATTACTTGAGAGTCGCCCCGAGAAAGGTTCGGTTGGTGGCCGATATGGTCCGTGGCCGGAGGGTTCAGGAGGCGCTGGATCTCCTCCACTTTGCCCAGAAGTCATCGGCGGTGGATGTTTATAAATTGCTCCGTTCAGCGGTCTCCAATGCGACGGTTAAAGGGGGCATTGATGTTGATAATCTCTATGTGAAAAAGATTACTGTCGATCAGGGGCCGACGCTCCGCCGTTTTATGGCACGGGCACGAGGGCGGGCCGACCGGGTCAATAAAAAATCGAGCCATATAAAGGTAGTACTTTCAGAAAGGTAA
- the rpmC gene encoding 50S ribosomal protein L29, translating into MTPKELREKKPEELEDLEKQFRVERDALALQHRMGQLKDTSRLTKMKKDIARILTIRGVKNG; encoded by the coding sequence GTGACGCCTAAAGAACTGAGAGAGAAAAAACCGGAGGAGTTGGAGGATTTGGAGAAACAATTCCGGGTGGAGAGGGATGCCCTTGCCTTACAACACAGGATGGGGCAACTCAAGGATACGTCGAGGCTGACAAAGATGAAAAAAGATATCGCCAGGATTTTAACTATTCGTGGGGTTA